The following proteins are co-located in the Macadamia integrifolia cultivar HAES 741 chromosome 3, SCU_Mint_v3, whole genome shotgun sequence genome:
- the LOC122074670 gene encoding cytochrome P450 97B2, chloroplastic-like isoform X3: protein MATALLQHPVLVNGGFQRDEVSLLGVSKTANLRSATTTNHLKFRKKSLQIRCQSTSTEEKKPRRNLFDNASNLLTNLLSGGSLGTMPVAEGAVSDLFSRPFFFSLYDWFLEHGAVYKLAFGPKSFVVVSDPIVARHILRENAFSYDKSRRIFN, encoded by the exons ATGGCAACTGCTCTGTTACAGCACCCTGTGCTCGTTAATGGTGGTTTCCAAAGGGATGAAGTTTCGCTTCTGGGTGTCTCCAAAACCGCAAATTTACGCTCAGCTACTACTACAAACCATTTGAAATTTCGGAAGAAGAGCCTTCAGATCAG ATGCCAATCAACTAGTACCGAAGAAAAGAAACCGAGAAGAAATTTATTTGACAATGCGAGCAACCTTCTTACTAATCTGTTAAGTGGAGGGAGTCTAGGAACGATGCCGGTGGCTGAAGGCGCTGTATCTGATCTGTTTAGCCGGCCTTTTTTCTTCTCACTTTACGATTGGTTCCTGGAG CATGGTGCAGTTTACAAACTTGCTTTTGGACCAAAGTCATTTGTTGTTGTATCAGACCCCATTGTTGCAAGACATATTTTACGTGAAAATGCATTTTCATATGACAAG